The genomic stretch AAAAGATAATATTGAATAAAAAATTTCTATTTTTATCATTACATATAGTACGTAAAGTATGAATATACAAGAAAATAAAATTTCAACAACATCCAAAATTGCAAATCTAAATAATCTTATATCATCATTAAATCTTGTCAGCACTTCACCAACTGTCAATTTACTTAATTTCAAAAGCTTTTGACACAAAAATTTTTTGTAGATATTAGTATCGTGTAGGACTACTACCTTCCCAAACAATAAAGCTCTATATATAGAAGATATGCACGGCAAAACAAAAATAACAATACACAGAATAAATAGAAGATTAATTATGTTGTTTTTCAATAAATAAAAATCTCTTTTTAATGCTGCATCCATATAAACTCCTAATTTTGATACCAAATATATGTCTACAATATTTTGTAGAGAGAAAATAATTATATCACACAACAATACATACCAATATTTAACCAAAAAATCTTTAACTAATTTATTTTTTTCTTTAATCACCATAAAATACTACCTCACTGTTAATAAATTTCAGCAATTTCGTTTACTGATTGGTTTTCGATTCTCCAAATTCTATTTACACAACTTGTCAATTCAATATTATGTGAAACAATTATTATTGTTTTTTCACTTTTACAAAGAATATCTTTCAAAATTTCTATACTTTTAGTATCAAGATAATTAGTCGGTTCATCAATTATTAAGATTGAAGACTTTTTCAACAACCCTCTTATTATTGATATTTTCTGTTTTTGCCCATCTGAAAGTTGATTAATTTTTTTTGATAAAATATCATCCAAACCAAACAAGTGCAGTAAACTTCTTTTTCTATCTTCCAAATTGTCTTGAATCACCATATTGAGGTTATTATCTATATCCTGTGTAAAGAAAGTAAAATTTTGGGGAATAAATGAAATGTGTTTACTGAAACTCTTAAAATCTACTTTTGAAAGTGGTACACCATTAATAAGAATATCACCTTTAAAAGATTCATAAAGCCCCATTATAAGCTTCAAAAGAGTAGTTTTTCCACTTCCATTAGAACCCATAATCAATATCTTATCTCCTTTGTTGATACGAAAATTTATTTTGTTGAAGATACTCTTAGAATTTTCATAGGAAAACGAAACATTTTTAAACACAATATTTTCAATTTCATTTATTTGTATCATATTCCCATATTGATTTTCTATATCAAAATTTAGTATTTCACTAATTCTTTCAAAAGAACTTTTTTCAACCCTCAAATTTTGAAAACCTTTTGCTGCTACTTTAAAATTATCAATTACAATAGGAAAAAGTGATATAAACACTACAACCAAATCAGGAGTTATTAATTTTTTATATAAAAATAAACCTAACATGATATATGTACCAAATTTTGCTATATTGTTGCATAAGTTGTAAAGTATATCTTCAATTGTTCCTACTTTTTCCATTTCATTTGCACATTTTTTACTGACTTCTTCCAAGGAAAGAAATCTTAAAGAGGCCCATTCATAAAGATTATATGCTTTTATTACTTCAATTCCTTCAAAAGACTGTTTAATAAAACCTGTTAACTCATCATCTGCACGATGACTTTCCTCAACTATTTTATTCATATATTTTATTGTAAAAAACAGTGGAAATATAGGTAAAATCCAAAGACCAAAAAAAATAACTGAAAGAGAAAAATTTTTTAGACCCAAAAAAATAAAATAACCTGCTAAACATATTAAGGCTGAAAAAACTGAAGAATAATGAACATAAAAACACTTTACTATATCATTAAAGTCCTGCTCTAATCTATTTAAAATCTCACCTTGTCCATATTTTTCTATTAATGAATATTTGTTATTCAAAAACAACATAAATAACTTTTTCTTTAGTTCAATAATTCTATTCTCTTTAAAAAATTCAATTAACAATGAAAAAAATAATTTGCCAGAAATAATAATAAGATAAATTAAAAGAAAGGTAACTACATTACATATAAAAACCTCCATATCTTTTTGGATAGCTAATGAAAATAATTTAGCAAAGGTATTAGAAATATATATGTTTATGATACCCTCAATTAAATTTATAAAAACAATGAAAATAGTAGGTAATAACAATACTATTTTTACATAGTATTTAAAATTCATCCTTTTGCACCCTTCCCCAATAAATATAAGCTTATTCAATAATTCTACTCTGTATTGTTATATAAATTATCTAATAACCAATTACATGTTACTTTTGAATCAATCACCTTTTCTTCTAAATTCCAATCTGGCAAAAGTAATCTGTAATAGGTACATTTATTAGAAAGCTTCTCAAATAACTCAAGTGGAATGTACAAATCAACAATTCGTTTGTTAGGATTAATTTTATTCTTCAAAAAAAAATATAACGCTTCTTTCCTATTTAATCTTTTTATTTTC from Caldicellulosiruptor kronotskyensis 2002 encodes the following:
- a CDS encoding ATP-binding cassette domain-containing protein, translating into MNFKYYVKIVLLLPTIFIVFINLIEGIINIYISNTFAKLFSLAIQKDMEVFICNVVTFLLIYLIIISGKLFFSLLIEFFKENRIIELKKKLFMLFLNNKYSLIEKYGQGEILNRLEQDFNDIVKCFYVHYSSVFSALICLAGYFIFLGLKNFSLSVIFFGLWILPIFPLFFTIKYMNKIVEESHRADDELTGFIKQSFEGIEVIKAYNLYEWASLRFLSLEEVSKKCANEMEKVGTIEDILYNLCNNIAKFGTYIMLGLFLYKKLITPDLVVVFISLFPIVIDNFKVAAKGFQNLRVEKSSFERISEILNFDIENQYGNMIQINEIENIVFKNVSFSYENSKSIFNKINFRINKGDKILIMGSNGSGKTTLLKLIMGLYESFKGDILINGVPLSKVDFKSFSKHISFIPQNFTFFTQDIDNNLNMVIQDNLEDRKRSLLHLFGLDDILSKKINQLSDGQKQKISIIRGLLKKSSILIIDEPTNYLDTKSIEILKDILCKSEKTIIIVSHNIELTSCVNRIWRIENQSVNEIAEIY